The DNA segment CTCCTTCGGGATGATAAAATGTCCAGGAAGAGCCATCGCTCCTGTCCTCAAAGTTGATTTTCAAGCCCGCAATAAGAAATGACTTAATTTCCAGACGTTCCTTTATTATTTCCCTCGAAAAGTGTAGCTCCCCGAATATCTCAGGGTCCGGAAGAAAGTTTATCTTTGTGCCGGTGCCACGTTTTGGTTTTTTCTTGATCAAGGCAGTGACCGGCTTGCCGCTCTGAAATTCCTGAACATGCAGAAAACCGTTGCGTCTAACCCACACGACCATTCTGGAGCTAAGAGCGTTCACGACCGACGCTCCAACACCATGCAGTCCTCCAGCGACCTTGTAGGTGTCGTCGTCAAATTTTCCGCCCGCGTGCAGATTGCAGAAAATGGTCTCTATAGTATTCCTTCCTGTTGACGGGTGGACTTCTACGGGTATTCCCCTCCCCCGATCTTCAACAGTGACGCTTCCATCCTGTTCGATCATTACGTCAATTTCATTGCAATGGCCGTTGAGGGCTTCATCAACGCTATTATCGACTACTTCCCAGACAAGTTGATGGAGCCCCTCCGGACCTGTGTTCCCAATGTACATACCGGGGCGTCTTCTAACAGCCTCCAGTCCTTTCAGAACCTGGATATCGTTTACGGTGTATGAATCGCCCATAGACTTGTTCTTGCCTTTCAAATCTCACGCTCAATTCTCAGGATCCTGGGGAAAAGCTTCTTACCGCGTCCACCCCTGGATGACAACTGAATTTCTCCCACTGAAACAACTTTCCAATCTTCCTCGTCATAAAAGAAACGCACTGCGCAATCTTTCTCTAAAGGTTCCATTCCGATTACTTCAGCATGGTCCCGGATTTTCATTAAGATTACCCCCCTGGCCGGCCCGGACATGACAGGCGTCTTATCCAACCTGAACATTAAGACATGCCCTTCTGATTCCGCTACCAAAACATATTCTGAATCAGTGACTCTGACAGCAATAACTTCGTCGCCCGCTTCAAGGTTGACAATCTTTCGCCCCATCCGTTTCGTAGGTTCCCTCAAAGAATCCAGCGCAAATCTGAATCCCTTCGCCTTCTTGGTGATCATCATGCCCATTGCAGGCTTCAACAAAGACGCGGAAGAAGTCGACAGTTCCTCTGAACTCTTCTCAACAAACAGCGATGGCTGATCAATAGGAAAAACTTCCTGTCCTAAAGAATCCCCCTCGATCCCATTTTCAATTTGTTCGGCAATTTCTTCTACTGTTGTATCGGCTGTGATCAAGGCCACGGCTACTTCTCCATCATCCAGACGAAGAATAGATCCAAGAGGCTCTCCGAATCCTCCTGATGCGTGAATATCTGAACACCGCACCGTGTAGACCTTGCCCCTGTTAGTAAATATTGTCACGGTTCGCGCCGTATTACTTCTGACAACGTCCAGGAGAGAGTCACCCTCTCGAAATTTCAGATTAGAAACGTTTTCAACTTCTGATTTTATTCTTCTAATCCACCCCTGTTTCGACAGAATCACGGTGGCGTCTTCGTGATCAGCAAACGTCTGGATATCGTAATCGAGGGCAACGGCTTCCGATTCCGGTACAATCTGAGTTCGCCTCGCGTCGGACCCTTTTGAGGCTACTTCCTCCAGTTCCTTATCGATAATTTTCCATATACGGGCGGGGCTGGACAGATCCTTTTCAATGTCCCGGGCCTGTTTCCTCTTGGCCGCTAGTTCATCAAGGACTCTACCGATTTCGATTCCTACCAGTTTGTAAAGTCGCATTTCCAGGATTGCGTCAATCTGCTCCTCGTCAAGAGGGAAATTGGATCTCAGACCAGACGCGGCTTCCGATCGGTTTCGAGATGACCGGATAATTTCAATGGCCCTATCAAGATCGTCAAAGAGAATCTCAAATCCTTCAAGCAGGTGAATTCTCTTTCTAAGATTGGCCAGTACATAATCGAGCCTGCGAACAGTCTTTGAATATCTGAATTCAAGAAAATGACGAATTATTTTGTCCAAGGAAAACCGGTCGGGCGCTCCCTGTGGATTGATAGCAATGAAATTCATCGGGAAGTTGACCTGAAGTTCCGTATGGCGATAAAGGAACGCTGCGATTGATTCGGGTGTTATATCGGAGCCCCTTATTTCAAGGACGACTCTGACATCTCCAGCGCTTTCATCTCTGACGTCATACACGTTCTTCAGGCGTTTTTCACGAATCAGGATCGCTATTCGTTCTACTAGCTTGGCCTTGTTCACGGAATAAGGGATAGAAGTAATAATCAGTGACGTCTTTCCTCTACCCGGTTTTTCGATTTCGTAGGTTCCCCTCAGACGTATGGATCCATGGCCCGATTCGTAAATCTCAGTCAATCGCTCCGGGGACTCAAGAATTTGCCCGTATGTGGGGAAATCAGGTCCCTTGATATGCTCCATCAGTGTTTTCACACTAATATCCGGATATTTTATGGCAGACCTGCACGCGTTAACCACTTCCAGTAAATTGTGTGGGGGAAATGAGCAACTCATTCCTACGGCAATCCCCGAGGAGCCGTTCAACAGAAGGTTGGGAACAGCCGACGGCAATACATCCGGTTCTTCGCCAATCCCGTCATAGGTAGGTCTGAAATCCGTCGTCCCTTCATCAATGTCTTTGAGAAGCAAACCTGAGAATCGGCTCAACCTGGTTTCGGTGTATCGCATGGCAGCCGGAGAATCTCCGTCAATCGATCCGAAATTTCCGGAGCCGTCGATAAGCGGGTATCTAAGACTAAAATCCTGAGCCATTCTAACTAGGGCGTCGTAAGCCGCCTGATCCCCGTGGGGATGATACTTTCCTATAACTTCACCTACTATCGCAGCGGACTTCCGCATTTTCGCTGCGTCGCTCAACTTCATCCCATGCATTGCGTAGAGAATTCTTCTGTGGACGGGCTTGAGACCATCGCGCACATCAGGTAATGCCCGAGAAACTATTGTCGACAAAGCATAAGCCAGATAGCGCTTTTCGACTTCTTCTCTCAGAGTGGTTTCATGTATTTTTTCTACGGGTAACGAAGAGGAATCGCTCAAATTAGCCTTCTCTCTTTCAGGTTCTTGATTAGTAAGGGCAGAAACATCAAGCTGAATATCCAGGCACAAAGAAAGTGATGGATAAATATGTCAAACATAAGTAACAGGCTGATATCCAAACACGTCTAGCGCTTCGGCAATGAACGCGTCTGAAGGATCGCAGGTAATCGACGTCAAGTTGATTATTGTTTCAGTGCGATTGGGGATCACGATATGTAGTTTAACGGGGATCCTACCTTTGTATTTTCCCAGGGTTTTTTTCAATTGCTGTATTTGAATGGGATCAGCGCCAAGTGCCGAGATTCTTATCTGAACCTCTTTGCTAAAATATCTGGGAGCGTCCTTGAGGACGTGAATCTCATTGACCAGCATCTTGGGCGCGTCCGCATCTCCGTCACGAGTCCCTGCGAATATTAACGGTTCTCCTGAGTTGATCAGATCTCTACTGGTTGAATATACATCTGAAAAAATAGTTCCTTCTACCGTTCCTTCCAAATCTTCGATGGTTACAAACGCCATTCTGTCGCCCTTACGAGTGTTGATTTCTTTGACTTTTTTCACAAGCCCCGCTAGACGAACAGCAGCGCCACTTGAGAACCCGGGGAGTTTGGGAATAGTGGAGTTCGTAAATTTCTTCGTCAGTTCCTCATAATTGAGTAGTGGATGACCACTCAGATAAAATCCCATGAGATCCTTCTCAAATCCCAGCCGAGTCATTTCATCCCATTCGGGACAATTGGCAATAGGCGCATCAGTGAGATTCCCAAATTCACCGGGTGAACAGTCGGTGGCGAATAGGTTAAACTGTCCCTCGATCCTCTCTTTCTGAAATCCAGAGGCTTGGTCCAAAATGGAATCCAATGCCTCGAACATAGCCCGCCTGCATGGTCCAAGACCGTCGAAAGCCCCACATTTTACCAGACTGTCGATGACCTTTTTGTTGACCTTGCGCAGATCCACTCGTCTGGCAAAATCCTGCAGGCTGCAGAAAATCGCTTGGTTCCGTGTTTCAATTATGGAACTGACTGCCGACTCACCCACATTCTTAACGGCGCTTAAACCGAAAACTATGCGACCTTCTGTCACGAGGAAATCTTCGAATGATTCATTGACGTGGGGTGGGAGAATTTGTATTCCCATGTCCCGGCATTCTTGTAGATAGACTGTTATCTTGTCGGAGTTTCCCGATTCCAGACTTAACTGAGCAGCCATAAACTCAGCCGGATAGTGGGTTTTGAGATAAGCTGTCTGATAGGTGACCATAGCGTATGCGGCAGAGTGAGACTTGTTAAAACCATAACCGGCGAATTTCTCCATCAGGTCAAATATATGCGCCGCTTTTTCAGGATCAATTTTGTTTTTCGAGGCCCCCTTTTCGAAACGGCTTTTCTGTTCTGCCATTTCCTGAACCTTCTTTTTCCCCATGGCTCTTCGTAAAAGATCAGCTTCACCCAGTGTGTAATTCGCAAGAGCGGTGGCGATACTCATTACCTGCTCCTGATATACGATTACTCCATACGTTTCTTTCAGTATCGGCTCCAACTCCGGCAACGGGTACTCGATGGGAATCCTGCCATGCTTTCGGTTGATAAAGTCATCAACCATGCCGGACTCAAGTGGGCCTGGCCTGTATAAGGCAAGAATCGCTATGAGGTCTTCAAATACGGTTGGTTTGAATTTGTTAAGAACATCTCTCATCCCTGACGATTCGAGTTGGAACACCCCAAGCGTCTCCCCTTTGGAAAGGCGCTCAAAGGTGGTTGGATCATTAAGGGGGATGGAAGATATATCAAGCTTGCTTCCCTTGGATTTCTCTATCAACCGTAAAGTTCTATCAATTACGGATAAAGTCTTGAGCCCTAGAAAATCGAATTTGACCAATCCTATTTTCTCAATCCATGTCATGTCAAACTGGGTTAGCGTTTCGTCCTTATTTCCCTTGTACAGAGGTAATCTTTCGACAAGAGGCCTATCGGATATCACTATCCCGGCGGCGTGGGTAGATGCGTGCCTTGAGAGCCCCTCGAGAGATCTGGCAGTCTTGATAAGGTCCCTCACCATCTCCGACTTTTCTACCATTTGGGCTAATCGAGGCTCCTCCTTGAGCGCCTTTTCAAGAGTCATCTTCAGAGCGTCAGGGATCAGTTTTGCAATCTGATCAGCCTCAGCATAAGGAAAACCAAGAACTCTCGCCACATCTCTCACTACGGCTTTGGCCTGCATCCTACCGAAAGTAATTATTTGAGCTACTCGATCCCTGCCGTATTTGTTAGAAACGTAATCGATCACTTTTTCCCGACCGTCAGTGCAGAAATCAACGTCTATATCGGGCATGCTCTTACGTTCCGGGTTGAGAAACCTTTCAAAAAGAAGCTTGTACCTTATAGGATCAATATCCGTGATTCCAAGAGAATAAGCAGCGAGAGACCCGGCAGCGGATCCCCGACCTGGCCCTACGGGAATGTCATTCTTTCGGGCGAAATTAATAAAATCAGCTACTATGAGAAAATATCCTGAAAATCCCATCTCTTGAATTAGATTGATCTCATATTCAAGACGTTCCGAATATTTCTCCTTCTCAGTTTCGGCCAAGTTACCCGAGGACAACGCCTTGTCAATTCTGATTTTGAGACCGTTGCGCGCGTCGCTTGCGAACCGCTCACGCAAAGTCTCGCCTGTTCCCAGATCAAATCTGGGCATATGAACCTGCCCGAATTCCAGGAGCAATGAGCACCGTTCGGCTATCACCTTAGTATTCTTTACAGCCTCTGGAACCTCTCTAAAATCAGTCGCCATGCGCTCGGGAGACTTGAAGAAAAACTGGTCCGAGTCAAAACTCATTCTCGATGAGTCTTCAAGAAGTTTACCGGTTTGAACGCAGAGCAGTATCTCGTGAGCCCGATGATCCGACTGATCAAGATAATGGCAGTCGTTTGTCGCTACGAGTTTAACATCGAGCTTCCTTGACAGATCGATTAAGGTTTGATTCACGCGCTTTTGTTCTTCAAGTCCATTTTCTTGTAACTCAAGATAATAGCGTTCATTAGAAAACACATCGCGGAACCAGGAAACTGTGTGAACCAGTTTCTTTTCATCTCCCGCTAAGGCCAGATCTGCCAGCTCACTAGAGAGACAACCGCTTAGACAAACCAACCCTTCACTATGTTTTTCCAGCAGTTCCTTATCAATGCGAGGTTTATAATAGAACCCTTCGAAATAGCCTGCCGTCACCAGTTTACATAGGTTTCGATAACCTTTTTCGTTCTCGCAAAGCAAAATCAGGTGATAGGATTTCTGCTCTCCATTTCTTGAGGACTTTTCGAACCTGCTTCCCGGAGCCACGTAGACTTCGCATCCTATAATAGGCTTCAAGCCGCTTGCCTGGACAGAGCTATAGAAATCCATAGCTCCAAACAGGTTTCCATGGTCTGTGATAGCTACAGCGGACATTCTGTTCTCTTTTGCGCGTGCGATCAGGTCCGGAATTCGGATCGCCCCATCCAGCAAAGAGTACTGAGTGTGAAGATGTAAATGAACGAAATCTGCCCCAGTCATGTGAAAGCCTCATCTGAAAAGTTTGATTGTTTCAATATCCCTTTTTGAGGAGGGTAACAATATCACCGCGGCGTATAGGGTCGCAATGTGTTTTTAGTAATTAAAGACTCCAATAGCAACAGGAGGAGCAAGCGTAGTGGAATTAGAAACACTTATACTGTAAAACCTTTTATTTTCATTACTATATTGACTTTTATTAATAAAATATATTAGAATAAGCACGAACCTATTACTACAACCTAACAA comes from the Desulfomonilaceae bacterium genome and includes:
- a CDS encoding DNA topoisomerase (ATP-hydrolyzing), which gives rise to MSDSSSLPVEKIHETTLREEVEKRYLAYALSTIVSRALPDVRDGLKPVHRRILYAMHGMKLSDAAKMRKSAAIVGEVIGKYHPHGDQAAYDALVRMAQDFSLRYPLIDGSGNFGSIDGDSPAAMRYTETRLSRFSGLLLKDIDEGTTDFRPTYDGIGEEPDVLPSAVPNLLLNGSSGIAVGMSCSFPPHNLLEVVNACRSAIKYPDISVKTLMEHIKGPDFPTYGQILESPERLTEIYESGHGSIRLRGTYEIEKPGRGKTSLIITSIPYSVNKAKLVERIAILIREKRLKNVYDVRDESAGDVRVVLEIRGSDITPESIAAFLYRHTELQVNFPMNFIAINPQGAPDRFSLDKIIRHFLEFRYSKTVRRLDYVLANLRKRIHLLEGFEILFDDLDRAIEIIRSSRNRSEAASGLRSNFPLDEEQIDAILEMRLYKLVGIEIGRVLDELAAKRKQARDIEKDLSSPARIWKIIDKELEEVASKGSDARRTQIVPESEAVALDYDIQTFADHEDATVILSKQGWIRRIKSEVENVSNLKFREGDSLLDVVRSNTARTVTIFTNRGKVYTVRCSDIHASGGFGEPLGSILRLDDGEVAVALITADTTVEEIAEQIENGIEGDSLGQEVFPIDQPSLFVEKSSEELSTSSASLLKPAMGMMITKKAKGFRFALDSLREPTKRMGRKIVNLEAGDEVIAVRVTDSEYVLVAESEGHVLMFRLDKTPVMSGPARGVILMKIRDHAEVIGMEPLEKDCAVRFFYDEEDWKVVSVGEIQLSSRGGRGKKLFPRILRIEREI
- the dnaE gene encoding DNA polymerase III subunit alpha produces the protein MTGADFVHLHLHTQYSLLDGAIRIPDLIARAKENRMSAVAITDHGNLFGAMDFYSSVQASGLKPIIGCEVYVAPGSRFEKSSRNGEQKSYHLILLCENEKGYRNLCKLVTAGYFEGFYYKPRIDKELLEKHSEGLVCLSGCLSSELADLALAGDEKKLVHTVSWFRDVFSNERYYLELQENGLEEQKRVNQTLIDLSRKLDVKLVATNDCHYLDQSDHRAHEILLCVQTGKLLEDSSRMSFDSDQFFFKSPERMATDFREVPEAVKNTKVIAERCSLLLEFGQVHMPRFDLGTGETLRERFASDARNGLKIRIDKALSSGNLAETEKEKYSERLEYEINLIQEMGFSGYFLIVADFINFARKNDIPVGPGRGSAAGSLAAYSLGITDIDPIRYKLLFERFLNPERKSMPDIDVDFCTDGREKVIDYVSNKYGRDRVAQIITFGRMQAKAVVRDVARVLGFPYAEADQIAKLIPDALKMTLEKALKEEPRLAQMVEKSEMVRDLIKTARSLEGLSRHASTHAAGIVISDRPLVERLPLYKGNKDETLTQFDMTWIEKIGLVKFDFLGLKTLSVIDRTLRLIEKSKGSKLDISSIPLNDPTTFERLSKGETLGVFQLESSGMRDVLNKFKPTVFEDLIAILALYRPGPLESGMVDDFINRKHGRIPIEYPLPELEPILKETYGVIVYQEQVMSIATALANYTLGEADLLRRAMGKKKVQEMAEQKSRFEKGASKNKIDPEKAAHIFDLMEKFAGYGFNKSHSAAYAMVTYQTAYLKTHYPAEFMAAQLSLESGNSDKITVYLQECRDMGIQILPPHVNESFEDFLVTEGRIVFGLSAVKNVGESAVSSIIETRNQAIFCSLQDFARRVDLRKVNKKVIDSLVKCGAFDGLGPCRRAMFEALDSILDQASGFQKERIEGQFNLFATDCSPGEFGNLTDAPIANCPEWDEMTRLGFEKDLMGFYLSGHPLLNYEELTKKFTNSTIPKLPGFSSGAAVRLAGLVKKVKEINTRKGDRMAFVTIEDLEGTVEGTIFSDVYSTSRDLINSGEPLIFAGTRDGDADAPKMLVNEIHVLKDAPRYFSKEVQIRISALGADPIQIQQLKKTLGKYKGRIPVKLHIVIPNRTETIINLTSITCDPSDAFIAEALDVFGYQPVTYV